Proteins encoded within one genomic window of Salipaludibacillus agaradhaerens:
- a CDS encoding NCS2 family permease has product MDRYFRFDELGTNYRREMIGGLTTFLAMAYILFVNPSILADAGMDEGAVYVATALAAAIGTIIMGVLARYPIALAPGMGLNAFFTYTVVIGMGIPWETALLGVFISGLVFILITVVGVREIVINAIPAELKYAAGAGIGLFIAFIGLKNAGIVVGSESTLVELGHLGDPATLLAIFGIVVTVIFITLGIKGGIFYGMILTAVVGMIFGTVPLPNQIIGSIPSISPTFGAIFAPFGEMAFGEVFTLQLFIVILTFLFVDFFDTAGTLYAVANQAGFVKDNKLPRAQRALIADSSATSIGALLGTSTTTAYIESSSGIAAGARSGFASVVTGLLFIVALFFSPLLVVVTNSVTAPALIIVGVLMAGALADIDWKKFEIAVPSFFTVLAMPLTYSIATGIALGFIMYPVTMVCKGRAKDVHPIMYGLFVIFILYFVFLGE; this is encoded by the coding sequence ATGGATCGTTATTTTCGTTTTGATGAGTTAGGGACGAATTACCGCCGTGAGATGATTGGCGGTCTTACAACATTTTTAGCAATGGCTTATATTTTATTTGTCAATCCATCTATTCTTGCTGATGCAGGGATGGACGAAGGAGCCGTATACGTAGCGACAGCTCTTGCGGCAGCAATCGGTACGATTATTATGGGGGTACTAGCCCGTTACCCAATCGCTTTAGCGCCAGGGATGGGCCTTAACGCCTTTTTTACGTATACCGTTGTAATAGGCATGGGAATCCCTTGGGAAACGGCATTATTAGGTGTTTTTATTTCAGGTCTTGTATTTATTCTTATTACAGTAGTTGGTGTTCGGGAAATCGTTATTAACGCCATTCCAGCAGAATTAAAATATGCCGCTGGAGCAGGGATTGGATTGTTTATTGCCTTTATCGGTTTAAAAAATGCTGGTATTGTCGTTGGATCTGAATCCACATTAGTTGAACTAGGTCATTTAGGCGATCCGGCAACATTGTTAGCTATTTTCGGCATAGTTGTCACTGTCATATTCATTACATTAGGTATTAAAGGCGGTATTTTTTACGGGATGATTTTGACAGCAGTGGTAGGGATGATTTTTGGTACGGTACCATTGCCTAACCAAATAATAGGGTCTATTCCAAGTATTTCTCCGACGTTTGGAGCGATCTTCGCACCTTTTGGAGAAATGGCCTTTGGGGAAGTTTTCACCTTGCAATTATTCATTGTTATTTTGACATTCTTATTCGTAGACTTTTTTGATACGGCAGGAACGTTGTATGCGGTTGCCAACCAAGCAGGGTTTGTAAAGGATAATAAGCTACCACGGGCACAACGGGCGTTAATTGCGGATTCTTCGGCTACGTCTATCGGTGCTTTACTAGGAACATCAACGACAACTGCTTACATCGAATCGTCATCAGGTATTGCAGCTGGTGCTCGTTCAGGGTTTGCTTCAGTCGTAACAGGGTTATTATTCATCGTAGCACTCTTTTTCTCACCATTACTCGTTGTCGTCACGAACTCTGTGACAGCCCCTGCGTTAATCATTGTCGGGGTGCTTATGGCAGGCGCATTAGCAGATATTGATTGGAAAAAATTCGAAATTGCTGTGCCGTCCTTCTTCACAGTGTTGGCGATGCCGTTAACTTACAGTATTGCCACAGGGATTGCTCTAGGATTTATAATGTATCCGGTCACGATGGTATGTAAAGGACGGGCTAAAGACGTTCACCCGATTATGTACGGATTGTTTGTCATCTTTATTTTATATTTTGTTTTCCTTGGTGAATAA
- a CDS encoding DUF4176 domain-containing protein — MMNINRDFQLKELLTDAIEQMILPLEQAGSDDGKGVLVALQDVFISDPQIVTQLYQAYRQGVGSLTLSHHGDELVYERKGNDHTMRFKQASVSFNSEHYASYLAVTLEMVREVLPLGSVVELDPLYFKPSEKTDSPTLLVITGRFIAPKGYTTYFPYKGVVYPVGEVKANAHVHFTAPLIKNVIQRGYKDDSELAFELMMKRELILDRGMTSLEFSPKAMTQLQTELTKN; from the coding sequence ATGATGAACATCAATCGCGATTTTCAACTAAAAGAATTGTTAACAGACGCCATCGAACAGATGATTCTCCCGTTAGAACAGGCTGGAAGTGACGACGGGAAAGGAGTGTTAGTGGCGCTACAGGATGTTTTTATTAGCGATCCACAGATAGTGACACAGTTATATCAGGCTTATCGACAAGGCGTGGGTTCATTGACGCTCTCGCATCATGGGGATGAGCTTGTCTACGAAAGAAAAGGGAACGACCATACGATGCGTTTCAAACAAGCATCTGTGTCCTTTAATAGTGAACACTATGCCTCGTATCTTGCAGTAACGTTAGAAATGGTGAGAGAGGTCTTGCCGTTAGGGTCTGTTGTCGAATTAGACCCTCTTTACTTTAAACCGAGCGAGAAAACAGATTCTCCCACGTTACTTGTCATCACAGGACGTTTTATTGCGCCAAAAGGGTATACGACGTACTTTCCTTATAAAGGTGTCGTCTATCCAGTCGGGGAAGTGAAAGCAAACGCCCATGTGCACTTCACAGCACCGTTGATCAAAAATGTGATTCAGCGAGGGTATAAAGATGACAGTGAATTAGCTTTTGAACTGATGATGAAGAGAGAATTAATTCTAGATAGAGGGATGACCTCCCTTGAATTTTCTCCTAAGGCAATGACACAGCTACAAACAGAATTGACTAAAAATTAA
- a CDS encoding RICIN domain-containing protein, with translation MRKVGLAVKILLVMMLVFPALLSSNQAYAWTDMPMSKLHVDGNQLVNSDGQPVVLSGWHQPSGSYWTYQSSNYYLDRNGGNRHAANLEYLKDISDTFTDTSPKYGNDHGWYMNQVRLFIDREDMGDVAAGTYNFEGLQKVTENVIIPYVEYAKTKGLYVTLGLDFTILDDKATTQSNLDKFNEIWEYLASHPSLKSADHVMFEIVNEPVLSYANGKWGGHPSDPDFEAHWDALVDFQNSIISTIRNQGADNVIWAAGLGWDQYYQLCASNPLTDPLNNTGYAVHWYPGYGANDDYSTLQQQWDTNIKPCADHYPINITETTWYKWLPGDPEYWRLFDGTNEGFGKNTKAIFTDAGNVSIAVHMNGFILEPGPRSSFADPTAGLKYDGDAERDGMARFLFDWYYERAQLYPWNGVWNGVHSGSTYKLQNRASGKMIDVPGGENTSHLQLQQWADNGATAQQWVLDDMGEYTNYYRLQSVSSSDNKVMDVRNGTSNNGEAIQLMTDFQNSAQQFRLIKLSNGYWSILNVNSNKAVEVANSSSADGALIQQNMYRGDLHQQWDLIRVD, from the coding sequence ATGAGAAAAGTTGGTTTGGCAGTCAAGATTCTGTTAGTGATGATGTTGGTGTTCCCTGCTTTGTTAAGCAGTAACCAAGCATATGCTTGGACGGATATGCCAATGAGTAAGCTTCATGTGGATGGCAATCAATTAGTGAACAGTGATGGACAACCAGTTGTATTAAGTGGTTGGCATCAGCCTTCAGGTTCTTATTGGACATACCAAAGCAGTAATTACTATTTGGATAGAAATGGCGGTAATCGGCACGCGGCAAATTTAGAGTACTTGAAAGATATTAGTGATACTTTTACGGACACATCTCCTAAATATGGAAATGATCATGGCTGGTATATGAATCAAGTGCGGTTGTTCATCGACCGAGAAGATATGGGGGATGTGGCAGCCGGGACATACAATTTTGAAGGGTTACAAAAAGTGACTGAAAATGTGATTATTCCATATGTTGAATATGCAAAGACAAAAGGGTTATATGTTACACTCGGCCTTGATTTCACGATTCTTGATGATAAGGCGACAACGCAATCAAACCTTGATAAGTTTAATGAAATTTGGGAATATCTTGCCTCACACCCATCCTTAAAAAGTGCAGACCATGTTATGTTTGAAATTGTTAATGAACCAGTTCTTTCATATGCAAATGGGAAATGGGGTGGGCATCCGTCAGATCCAGATTTTGAAGCTCACTGGGATGCTCTCGTAGATTTCCAAAACTCTATTATTTCTACAATTAGAAACCAAGGTGCAGATAACGTTATTTGGGCTGCTGGACTTGGTTGGGATCAATACTATCAATTATGTGCTTCCAACCCACTGACAGATCCATTAAATAATACTGGCTATGCCGTTCATTGGTACCCTGGGTATGGTGCTAATGATGATTACTCAACTTTACAACAACAATGGGATACAAATATTAAACCATGCGCAGATCACTATCCTATTAATATAACGGAGACTACATGGTATAAATGGTTACCAGGAGACCCTGAATATTGGCGTTTATTCGATGGAACGAATGAAGGATTCGGGAAGAATACAAAAGCTATTTTTACAGATGCAGGAAATGTCAGTATCGCTGTTCATATGAATGGTTTCATACTGGAACCTGGTCCGAGAAGCTCATTTGCAGATCCGACTGCCGGCCTAAAATACGACGGTGATGCGGAACGTGATGGTATGGCACGTTTTCTCTTTGATTGGTATTACGAACGCGCACAGCTCTATCCTTGGAACGGGGTATGGAATGGCGTTCATTCTGGCTCCACCTATAAACTACAAAATCGTGCATCGGGGAAAATGATTGACGTACCTGGAGGAGAAAATACTAGCCACCTTCAGCTCCAACAATGGGCCGATAATGGGGCTACAGCACAACAATGGGTCCTGGATGATATGGGCGAATATACTAATTATTACAGGCTGCAAAGTGTTAGCTCGTCTGATAACAAAGTGATGGATGTACGTAATGGCACAAGCAATAATGGAGAAGCCATTCAGTTAATGACTGATTTTCAAAATAGTGCCCAACAGTTCAGATTAATCAAGCTCAGCAATGGTTACTGGAGTATTCTTAATGTGAACAGTAATAAGGCAGTGGAGGTTGCTAACTCCTCATCAGCAGACGGCGCCCTTATCCAGCAAAATATGTACCGTGGAGATTTACACCAGCAATGGGATTTGATTAGAGTTGATTAA
- a CDS encoding LysR family transcriptional regulator has protein sequence MSFIRFEIVATVIELGSFTATAEKLNMTQSAVSHAVASLESEWGVSLLIRDRKKGITLTDVGQKILPHIREVLKRMEVINQEVALVTNLETGIIRVGTFASASSCLLPKLLAKFQKKHPNIEFKFFEGTYEEITEWLKSGIIDIGFVVKDGSTQDFDVVPLIKDEMVVAYHPDHRFQLKETIDMHELIDESFIMPTGMYQSHVEALFKEANIEPTILFEVHDCTTIANMVQEGLGVTIGPELFLKTQQNIKVSKLTIKNSREVALACQSIANASPAVKEFVTTAQHVFQQY, from the coding sequence ATGAGCTTTATTCGCTTTGAAATTGTCGCAACAGTGATCGAGTTAGGGAGCTTTACAGCAACCGCTGAAAAGTTAAATATGACGCAATCAGCAGTGAGCCATGCAGTTGCCAGTTTGGAATCTGAATGGGGTGTTTCGCTGTTAATTCGTGATCGTAAAAAAGGGATAACGTTAACAGACGTAGGGCAAAAAATTCTGCCACACATTAGGGAAGTACTGAAAAGAATGGAAGTCATTAACCAAGAAGTAGCCTTAGTGACAAACTTAGAAACGGGTATCATTCGTGTTGGGACGTTTGCAAGTGCATCTTCCTGCTTATTGCCTAAGTTGCTAGCGAAATTTCAGAAGAAACACCCTAACATAGAATTCAAATTTTTCGAAGGCACGTATGAAGAAATTACAGAATGGTTAAAGTCAGGTATTATCGACATTGGGTTTGTCGTAAAGGACGGCTCAACCCAAGATTTTGATGTAGTGCCACTCATAAAAGACGAAATGGTGGTAGCTTACCACCCAGATCATCGATTCCAACTGAAAGAAACAATAGATATGCATGAATTAATTGATGAGTCTTTTATTATGCCGACAGGGATGTATCAATCCCATGTAGAGGCATTGTTTAAAGAGGCAAACATCGAACCAACAATTCTGTTTGAAGTGCACGACTGTACAACTATTGCGAATATGGTTCAAGAAGGACTGGGCGTTACAATTGGTCCAGAACTATTTTTAAAGACTCAGCAAAATATAAAGGTGAGTAAGTTAACGATAAAAAACAGTCGTGAAGTAGCCCTTGCCTGTCAATCTATTGCCAATGCATCTCCAGCTGTAAAGGAATTTGTTACGACAGCTCAACATGTTTTTCAACAATATTAA
- a CDS encoding NETI motif-containing protein yields the protein MAEKKKKFYVEENETINDCLKRMNVEGYMPVRRMEEPVLKEVKHGGKTDVEVSHQRIVFEGKLMD from the coding sequence TTGGCTGAGAAAAAAAAGAAATTTTACGTTGAAGAAAATGAAACGATTAATGACTGTTTAAAGAGAATGAATGTTGAAGGGTATATGCCAGTTCGCCGTATGGAAGAGCCAGTATTGAAAGAAGTAAAGCATGGGGGAAAAACGGATGTGGAAGTGTCCCATCAAAGGATTGTATTTGAAGGCAAATTAATGGACTAA